Below is a window of Drosophila willistoni isolate 14030-0811.24 chromosome XR unlocalized genomic scaffold, UCI_dwil_1.1 Seg144, whole genome shotgun sequence DNA.
ATCAAGAGCGTCCTGAATAAGAAACCCAAACTGGATGTGGAAAAGGCAATTTCTATGCAGAAACGTGATGATCGATTGGCGTAAGTAACAGCTAAATTTTGTCAAAACGATTTGAATGAAATTTAATCGCACTACTTCATTATTTTAGACGCGAGGCTGAAGCTGGCCAACAACCAGCCAAGAAGGGCAGCAAAAAGGGTGGCGGCAAGGGCAGTCGCAAGGCAGTTGGTAAAAAACCTAAAGGCAATCGCGGACAACGGGCGCCCGGCAAGAAGCTGCAAACCGGACGCAAACGTCGCTAATGGAGGGAAACATGTTTtacgcttttttttttatgtgttgtAACAAACCAACAATTATGGATAATATATTTTAGTACATTTAAGACTATCCTCAAAAAAAGATATATGATAATCCTTATCCTCTTTGGTAGCGTAGATTTACGGGTTCGGTGTGCAGCCTAATGTATTGATAAACAAAACTACggaaaactttaacaaaattCCTTATGGACGGCCAATGCAAATGTTCGGCATTATCTTTTGGCGTATGCCAAACATCGGGAAAGGGTGTAGCTATTAAATGCAGAACGGGTACATCTaaggggaaaaaaacaaaacaatttgtaGGGGCATCTGCCGAATTCTCAATGCATACATACGTGTCATCTGTAAGCCACCCTtagaaaattgtatttttcaCTTACTTTCTTCCAAAAATGGACGATGATCATCATCCACCTGTCCACCAGAAGGAAGGCTTAGGAACATTTTACCATTGCCCTGCAATTGACCAGCTTTACGCAATGATTGCTCGATTTGCACTAAACTCGTGTGCAGCCCGTGTGTATTTTGATGGAAACTGGAGAATTTGGCATTGGGGGCACCAATAAGATCCAGCAGAACCAAAACTTCCTGTTTCATTTATTCAAAATGAGCTAAATGTTAAACTTGTTTCAAATGCGACTACTTACTATACGATCTATATTACGTATGGATTGATTTGTTCCAGATAAAACGCTACGCGTTTTGGCCAATTTGCTGGCCAAGTGACGGGCACCGTAAACCGAATCCGCATTGGTCCAATCCTTGAAAGCCTCTTCACCATCAAAGAACACGAGCTAAGCcccaaaaagcaacaaaaaattaatgttaCTCTTTAGATTGTTTTGATGATGTCTTACCATTAAACCTAAATCGCTTCGATTAAGAAATTGCTTTTTAAGAAACGGCTGCAAAGTCTTGGCCGTGTTCAATAGTATTGCACAGGGAACTGCCGAATCGGTGGCCCCGACGAAATTCGGATCATTGGGAAAATATTTGCTATCATAGTGACAGGCGAGAGTTAAAAAATTCTGCGCCGTAGGATTAATATAGCCAATAACATTGGTGAATTGTAATTCGCCCAACACTGGGACACGCTGCCTAAACTCATCCAATTCCGTTTGAAAGCCCAGATTGGTAAGCGACTGGACTAGAAATTGGAGCACCTGTTGATGGCCTTGACTGCCAACTACTCGCGGCACCAAAATCGAATTCAAAGTCTGATTAAAATGCACTTCATCATCGATCAGTAATGGTCGCTGTTGTTGTGGCTGTTTGATAGTGATAGAGAAACATGTATTCATTAAAGCGATGTTGGGGTTTTTTTGATGACTCATTGGTCTTGCTTCACTTACATTGACGGAGGCTGTGCTGCTTGGTGCTGGTCTCCATTGTTGCTTTTGAGCCAGCAGTGTGGGCAGTTGGCCTAGGGCCGCCAAGATCAAGATTAGCTGTAACATTGTAATGACTTCGAGCTCTGCAACTGCAAGCTTCCGCGTTCAAAAACATTCTAAAAAATGGCTCCAAAGCCCCGCTTTGTATGTCCACAGCTGGGAAACCATCGATGGAGTGCGATAAATCGATGGGAATTTTTCGATATCGATATATCGAATTTCATTTAGCGCCAACTTCGAACAAGAGTAAAAATCGTGAAAAATAGTACCAACATCAGGTAAAGGAGTCGAACTCCGACAAAAGAGTCGAACATGCAATAAAAGAGTCGATTTATCGACTAGAAATAAGTTGATTACAAAATCGATCAAATTAAtcgaaatttttaaacaaaagaaaaaagcttCAAGTTAGTGATTGAACTTTAAAAGCTTTCCCTTCGTTAAGCTCGTGTTAAACGgttaaaaataaagagaaatcACTCATACGCAAAGTTAACTACGGGAACTAAGAaagatttttatatttatatgtacatatatgtttttatttattattttgagGCGAAGAATTCCATTAGACTTTTCGACCTTCATTTCATTTGTACTTGTAAGATTTTTGTACTTTCTCTTTATCCAATGGTAACGATTCCAGACTTTGCCCAACACGCTGAAAATGATCCCAATTCCCGCTATCATGATTCATTGGTGATGGGACACTATGCACCCGCGTTCTGGCCTTACGATGCATTTTCCGTGAACGGAACTCTTCACGCGATATGGTCCTTAA
It encodes the following:
- the LOC6638655 gene encoding glutaminyl-peptide cyclotransferase encodes the protein MLQLILILAALGQLPTLLAQKQQWRPAPSSTASVNPQQQRPLLIDDEVHFNQTLNSILVPRVVGSQGHQQVLQFLVQSLTNLGFQTELDEFRQRVPVLGELQFTNVIGYINPTAQNFLTLACHYDSKYFPNDPNFVGATDSAVPCAILLNTAKTLQPFLKKQFLNRSDLGLMLVFFDGEEAFKDWTNADSVYGARHLASKLAKTRSVLSGTNQSIRNIDRIEVLVLLDLIGAPNAKFSSFHQNTHGLHTSLVQIEQSLRKAGQLQGNGKMFLSLPSGGQVDDDHRPFLEENVPVLHLIATPFPDVWHTPKDNAEHLHWPSIRNFVKVFRSFVYQYIRLHTEPVNLRYQRG